Proteins encoded by one window of Vanacampus margaritifer isolate UIUO_Vmar chromosome 17, RoL_Vmar_1.0, whole genome shotgun sequence:
- the arhgef2a gene encoding rho guanine nucleotide exchange factor 2 isoform X2, protein MSRVASLSKLRQERMREINLRNKERERMREREKAAREREARYNNGHLFTSLTVSGTTLCSACSKSITAKEALCCPTCNVTIHNRCRDALPNCAKVKQRQQKTALMRNNTSLQNVALRTRNPVMRERPTSAIYPSESLRHSLLGSRRGRSGLTLSKSVSTNNIAGNLNDDSPLGLRRILSQSTESLSFRNRAMSVESLNDDGDYYYTSVLEEMELEGEDFKADSWSMAVDTDYLHAHSKNVIKRQDVIYELIQTEVHHMRTLRIMERVFRQGLLEELQLDPSTLHALFPCLDQLIAIHSHFLVQLLLRRNASLQPESDCNFTIRRLGDILLEQFSGQSADDMQKTYAEFCSRHMKAVKLYKSLLARDKRFQCFIRRVSRGPWLRCHGIQECILLVTQRISKYPVLIQRILDNTVDEEEASSIAQALSMVRDLLNSIDQQMEELEQTQRMQEIQAKLDQRAETRVRDGGLFRPAELLRRRLVYEGTLLWKTPGSRLKDLTVLLMTDILVFLQEKDQRYIFPCLDKPPVLSLQNLIVRDIANQERGMFLISDCSPPEMYEVHAASREDKNAWIRQIQRTVSKCPSREEFPLIETEHKAHLRRLKGDLHQKDREMLELLQERVTLFCELAQVTSCQDDLEPPVTRYLFRADTPQAPRAEKFLLDATAEVDRLSELLLGSNIDVTLICHHNHMDMTDASDQELLINGANELPAAKEVCQRLMNLSVYLHALQAAVIKQDSILELLLQQEDATSPASAVSWRQHREAATGATIGELALLQRQHSLLQEELLRLRNAETRFKDSEKARAKLEKQVRHMKGCGDAASSQERGETPSHPGREGLSASSQWDNEAHQTNSPEGGSDEEVNMTSDDDDEEEEEASESSRDFQEIPEEI, encoded by the exons ATGTCCCGAGTCGCCAGCCTGTCCAAACTGCGGCAGGAGAGGATGAGGGAGATCAACCTGAGG AATAAAGAGCGAGAGCGCATGAGGGAGCGAGAGAAGGCAGCCCGGGAGAGGGAGGCCCGTTACAACAACGGTCACCTCTTCACCTCCCTCACAGTGTCGGGCACCACGTTGTGCTCGGCGTGCAGCAAAAGCATCACGGCCAAGGAGGCGCTCTGCTGTCCCA CATGCAATGTGACCATCCACAACCGCTGCAGAGACGCTTTGCCCAATTGCGCCAAAGTCAAACAGCGG CAGCAGAAGACGGCGCTAATGCGCAATAACACATCTTTGCAGAATGTCGCACTGCGCACAAGAA ATCCGGTAATGCGCGAGCGTCCAACGTCGGCCATCTACCCTTCCGAGAGCCTCCGGCATTCCCTCCTCGGATCCCGTCGAGGACGTTCCGGCCTTACGCTGTCTAAAAGTGTCTCCACAAACAACATTGCAGG GAACCTAAACGACGACTCTCCTCTGGGCCTGCGCCGGATCCTGTCCCAGTCCACGGAATCCCTCAGCTTCCGGAACCGGGCCATGTCGGTGGAGTCCCTCAACGACGACG GGGACTACTACTACACTTCCGTCCTGGAGGAGATGGAGCTGGAGGGCGAGGACTTCAAGGCGGACTCGTGGAGCATGGCCGTGGACACGGATTACCTGCACGCGCACAGCAAAAACGTCATCAAGAGGCAGGATGTCATTTACG AGCTGATCCAGACCGAGGTGCACCACATGCGCACGCTGCGTATCATGGAGCGGGTGTTCCGCCAGGGCCTGCTGGAGGAGCTGCAGCTGGACCCGAGCACCCTGCACGCCTTGTTCCCCTGCCTGGATCAGCTGATCGCGATCCACTCGCACTTCCTGGTGCAGCTGCTGCTGCGCCGCAACGCCAGCCTGCAGCCCGAGTCCGACTGCAACTTCACCATACGCCGCCTGGGCGACATTCTGCTGGAACAG TTCTCGGGCCAGAGTGCGGACGACATGCAGAAGACCTACGCAGAGTTCTGCAGTCGCCACATGAAGGCGGTCAAGTTGTACAAGTCGCTGCTGGCCAGAGACAAGCGCTTTCAGTGCTTCATTCGG CGTGTTAGTCGAGGACCCTGGCTGCGTTGCCATGGCATCCAGGAATGCATCTTGTTGGTGACTCAGCGCATATCCAAATATCCCGTCCTCATTCAGCGTATTCTGGACAACACCGTCG atgaggaggaggcgTCCTCCATAGCTCAAGCTCTATCCATGGTCAGAGATCTTCTCAATTCAATAGATCAACAG ATGGAGGAGCTTGAACAGACGCAGAGAATGCAGGAGATCCAGGCCAAGCTGGACCAGCGGGCCGAGACCCGGGTGAGGGACGGCGGACTTTTCCGGCCCGCCGAGCTGCTCCGTCGCAGGCTCGTCTACGAGGGAACGCTGCTGTGGAAAACCCCGGGATCCCGACTcaaag ATTTGACGGTCTTACTGATGACGGACATCCTGGTGTTTCTTCAGGAGAAAGACCAGAGGTACATCTTTCCATGTCTG GACAAGCCCCCCGTGCTGTCCCTGCAGAACCTCATCGTGAGAGACATCGCCAACCAAGAGCGAGGCATGTTCCTCATCAGCGACTGCTCGCCTCCGGAGATGTACGAGGTGCACGCCGCCTCCAGGGAGGACAAGAACGCGTGGATACGGCAAATCCAGCGCACCGTCAGCAA ATGTCCGTCACGCGAGGAGTTCCCCCTCATCGAGACGGAGCACAAGGCCCATCTGAGGAGACTCAAAG GGGACCTCCACCAGAAAGACCGGGAAATGCTGGAACTCCTGCAGGAGCGGGTGACCCTGTTCTGCGAGCTGGCCCAGGTGACCAGTTGCCAGGACGACCTGGAGCCCCCGGTCACGCGCTACCTGTTCAGGGCGGACACCCCGCAAGCGCCGCGAGCGGAAAAGTTCCTGCTGGATGCCACGGCCGAGG TGGACCGACTGAGCGAACTCCTGCTGGGCTCCAACATCGACGTTACGCTCATTTGCCATCATAACCACATGGACATGACGGACGcca GTGATCAGGAACTTCTCATCAATGGAGCTAACGAGTTGCCAGCAGCAAAA GAAGTCTGCCAGAGGCTGATGAACCTCAGCGTTTACCTCCATGCACTCCAG GCTGCTGTCATCAAGCAAGACTCCATCCTGGAACTGCTGCTGCAGCAGGAGGACGCGACGTCGCCGGCGTCGGCGGTCTCCTGGCGGCAGCACCGCGAGGCGGCCACCGGCGCCACCATCGGCGAGCTGGCCCTGCTGCAGAGGCAGCACAGCCTGCTGCAGGAGGAGCTGCTGAGGCTGCGCAACGCCGAGACTCGCTTCAAGGACAGCGAGAAGGCTCGCGCCAAGCTGGAGAAGCAGGTTCGACACATGAAGGGCTGCGGCGACGCGGCGTCCTCGCAGGAGCGCGGCGAGACGCCCTCGCAC CCTGGACGGGAAGGCTTGAGTGCGAGTTCCCAGTGGGACAACGAGGCACACCAAACAAACTCTCCCGAGGGAGGCAGCGACGAGGAGGTCAACATGACGtctgatgatgacgatgaagaagaagaggaggcatCTGAAAGCTCCAGAG ATTTCCAAGAAATTCCAGAGGAGATCTGA
- the arhgef2a gene encoding rho guanine nucleotide exchange factor 2 isoform X1, producing MSRVASLSKLRQERMREINLRNKERERMREREKAAREREARYNNGHLFTSLTVSGTTLCSACSKSITAKEALCCPTCNVTIHNRCRDALPNCAKVKQRQQKTALMRNNTSLQNVALRTRNPVMRERPTSAIYPSESLRHSLLGSRRGRSGLTLSKSVSTNNIAGNLNDDSPLGLRRILSQSTESLSFRNRAMSVESLNDDGDYYYTSVLEEMELEGEDFKADSWSMAVDTDYLHAHSKNVIKRQDVIYELIQTEVHHMRTLRIMERVFRQGLLEELQLDPSTLHALFPCLDQLIAIHSHFLVQLLLRRNASLQPESDCNFTIRRLGDILLEQFSGQSADDMQKTYAEFCSRHMKAVKLYKSLLARDKRFQCFIRRVSRGPWLRCHGIQECILLVTQRISKYPVLIQRILDNTVEDEEEASSIAQALSMVRDLLNSIDQQMEELEQTQRMQEIQAKLDQRAETRVRDGGLFRPAELLRRRLVYEGTLLWKTPGSRLKDLTVLLMTDILVFLQEKDQRYIFPCLDKPPVLSLQNLIVRDIANQERGMFLISDCSPPEMYEVHAASREDKNAWIRQIQRTVSKCPSREEFPLIETEHKAHLRRLKGDLHQKDREMLELLQERVTLFCELAQVTSCQDDLEPPVTRYLFRADTPQAPRAEKFLLDATAEVDRLSELLLGSNIDVTLICHHNHMDMTDASDQELLINGANELPAAKEVCQRLMNLSVYLHALQAAVIKQDSILELLLQQEDATSPASAVSWRQHREAATGATIGELALLQRQHSLLQEELLRLRNAETRFKDSEKARAKLEKQVRHMKGCGDAASSQERGETPSHPGREGLSASSQWDNEAHQTNSPEGGSDEEVNMTSDDDDEEEEEASESSRDFQEIPEEI from the exons ATGTCCCGAGTCGCCAGCCTGTCCAAACTGCGGCAGGAGAGGATGAGGGAGATCAACCTGAGG AATAAAGAGCGAGAGCGCATGAGGGAGCGAGAGAAGGCAGCCCGGGAGAGGGAGGCCCGTTACAACAACGGTCACCTCTTCACCTCCCTCACAGTGTCGGGCACCACGTTGTGCTCGGCGTGCAGCAAAAGCATCACGGCCAAGGAGGCGCTCTGCTGTCCCA CATGCAATGTGACCATCCACAACCGCTGCAGAGACGCTTTGCCCAATTGCGCCAAAGTCAAACAGCGG CAGCAGAAGACGGCGCTAATGCGCAATAACACATCTTTGCAGAATGTCGCACTGCGCACAAGAA ATCCGGTAATGCGCGAGCGTCCAACGTCGGCCATCTACCCTTCCGAGAGCCTCCGGCATTCCCTCCTCGGATCCCGTCGAGGACGTTCCGGCCTTACGCTGTCTAAAAGTGTCTCCACAAACAACATTGCAGG GAACCTAAACGACGACTCTCCTCTGGGCCTGCGCCGGATCCTGTCCCAGTCCACGGAATCCCTCAGCTTCCGGAACCGGGCCATGTCGGTGGAGTCCCTCAACGACGACG GGGACTACTACTACACTTCCGTCCTGGAGGAGATGGAGCTGGAGGGCGAGGACTTCAAGGCGGACTCGTGGAGCATGGCCGTGGACACGGATTACCTGCACGCGCACAGCAAAAACGTCATCAAGAGGCAGGATGTCATTTACG AGCTGATCCAGACCGAGGTGCACCACATGCGCACGCTGCGTATCATGGAGCGGGTGTTCCGCCAGGGCCTGCTGGAGGAGCTGCAGCTGGACCCGAGCACCCTGCACGCCTTGTTCCCCTGCCTGGATCAGCTGATCGCGATCCACTCGCACTTCCTGGTGCAGCTGCTGCTGCGCCGCAACGCCAGCCTGCAGCCCGAGTCCGACTGCAACTTCACCATACGCCGCCTGGGCGACATTCTGCTGGAACAG TTCTCGGGCCAGAGTGCGGACGACATGCAGAAGACCTACGCAGAGTTCTGCAGTCGCCACATGAAGGCGGTCAAGTTGTACAAGTCGCTGCTGGCCAGAGACAAGCGCTTTCAGTGCTTCATTCGG CGTGTTAGTCGAGGACCCTGGCTGCGTTGCCATGGCATCCAGGAATGCATCTTGTTGGTGACTCAGCGCATATCCAAATATCCCGTCCTCATTCAGCGTATTCTGGACAACACCGTCG aagatgaggaggaggcgTCCTCCATAGCTCAAGCTCTATCCATGGTCAGAGATCTTCTCAATTCAATAGATCAACAG ATGGAGGAGCTTGAACAGACGCAGAGAATGCAGGAGATCCAGGCCAAGCTGGACCAGCGGGCCGAGACCCGGGTGAGGGACGGCGGACTTTTCCGGCCCGCCGAGCTGCTCCGTCGCAGGCTCGTCTACGAGGGAACGCTGCTGTGGAAAACCCCGGGATCCCGACTcaaag ATTTGACGGTCTTACTGATGACGGACATCCTGGTGTTTCTTCAGGAGAAAGACCAGAGGTACATCTTTCCATGTCTG GACAAGCCCCCCGTGCTGTCCCTGCAGAACCTCATCGTGAGAGACATCGCCAACCAAGAGCGAGGCATGTTCCTCATCAGCGACTGCTCGCCTCCGGAGATGTACGAGGTGCACGCCGCCTCCAGGGAGGACAAGAACGCGTGGATACGGCAAATCCAGCGCACCGTCAGCAA ATGTCCGTCACGCGAGGAGTTCCCCCTCATCGAGACGGAGCACAAGGCCCATCTGAGGAGACTCAAAG GGGACCTCCACCAGAAAGACCGGGAAATGCTGGAACTCCTGCAGGAGCGGGTGACCCTGTTCTGCGAGCTGGCCCAGGTGACCAGTTGCCAGGACGACCTGGAGCCCCCGGTCACGCGCTACCTGTTCAGGGCGGACACCCCGCAAGCGCCGCGAGCGGAAAAGTTCCTGCTGGATGCCACGGCCGAGG TGGACCGACTGAGCGAACTCCTGCTGGGCTCCAACATCGACGTTACGCTCATTTGCCATCATAACCACATGGACATGACGGACGcca GTGATCAGGAACTTCTCATCAATGGAGCTAACGAGTTGCCAGCAGCAAAA GAAGTCTGCCAGAGGCTGATGAACCTCAGCGTTTACCTCCATGCACTCCAG GCTGCTGTCATCAAGCAAGACTCCATCCTGGAACTGCTGCTGCAGCAGGAGGACGCGACGTCGCCGGCGTCGGCGGTCTCCTGGCGGCAGCACCGCGAGGCGGCCACCGGCGCCACCATCGGCGAGCTGGCCCTGCTGCAGAGGCAGCACAGCCTGCTGCAGGAGGAGCTGCTGAGGCTGCGCAACGCCGAGACTCGCTTCAAGGACAGCGAGAAGGCTCGCGCCAAGCTGGAGAAGCAGGTTCGACACATGAAGGGCTGCGGCGACGCGGCGTCCTCGCAGGAGCGCGGCGAGACGCCCTCGCAC CCTGGACGGGAAGGCTTGAGTGCGAGTTCCCAGTGGGACAACGAGGCACACCAAACAAACTCTCCCGAGGGAGGCAGCGACGAGGAGGTCAACATGACGtctgatgatgacgatgaagaagaagaggaggcatCTGAAAGCTCCAGAG ATTTCCAAGAAATTCCAGAGGAGATCTGA
- the arhgef2a gene encoding rho guanine nucleotide exchange factor 2 isoform X3: protein MSRVASLSKLRQERMREINLRNKERERMREREKAAREREARYNNGHLFTSLTVSGTTLCSACSKSITAKEALCCPTCNVTIHNRCRDALPNCAKVKQRQQKTALMRNNTSLQNVALRTRNPVMRERPTSAIYPSESLRHSLLGSRRGRSGLTLSKSVSTNNIAGNLNDDSPLGLRRILSQSTESLSFRNRAMSVESLNDDGDYYYTSVLEEMELEGEDFKADSWSMAVDTDYLHAHSKNVIKRQDVIYELIQTEVHHMRTLRIMERVFRQGLLEELQLDPSTLHALFPCLDQLIAIHSHFLVQLLLRRNASLQPESDCNFTIRRLGDILLEQFSGQSADDMQKTYAEFCSRHMKAVKLYKSLLARDKRFQCFIRRVSRGPWLRCHGIQECILLVTQRISKYPVLIQRILDNTVEDEEEASSIAQALSMVRDLLNSIDQQMEELEQTQRMQEIQAKLDQRAETRVRDGGLFRPAELLRRRLVYEGTLLWKTPGSRLKDLTVLLMTDILVFLQEKDQRYIFPCLDKPPVLSLQNLIVRDIANQERGMFLISDCSPPEMYEVHAASREDKNAWIRQIQRTVSKCPSREEFPLIETEHKAHLRRLKGDLHQKDREMLELLQERVTLFCELAQVTSCQDDLEPPVTRYLFRADTPQAPRAEKFLLDATAEVDRLSELLLGSNIDVTLICHHNHMDMTDASDQELLINGANELPAAKEVCQRLMNLSVYLHALQAAVIKQDSILELLLQQEDATSPASAVSWRQHREAATGATIGELALLQRQHSLLQEELLRLRNAETRFKDSEKARAKLEKQPGREGLSASSQWDNEAHQTNSPEGGSDEEVNMTSDDDDEEEEEASESSRDFQEIPEEI, encoded by the exons ATGTCCCGAGTCGCCAGCCTGTCCAAACTGCGGCAGGAGAGGATGAGGGAGATCAACCTGAGG AATAAAGAGCGAGAGCGCATGAGGGAGCGAGAGAAGGCAGCCCGGGAGAGGGAGGCCCGTTACAACAACGGTCACCTCTTCACCTCCCTCACAGTGTCGGGCACCACGTTGTGCTCGGCGTGCAGCAAAAGCATCACGGCCAAGGAGGCGCTCTGCTGTCCCA CATGCAATGTGACCATCCACAACCGCTGCAGAGACGCTTTGCCCAATTGCGCCAAAGTCAAACAGCGG CAGCAGAAGACGGCGCTAATGCGCAATAACACATCTTTGCAGAATGTCGCACTGCGCACAAGAA ATCCGGTAATGCGCGAGCGTCCAACGTCGGCCATCTACCCTTCCGAGAGCCTCCGGCATTCCCTCCTCGGATCCCGTCGAGGACGTTCCGGCCTTACGCTGTCTAAAAGTGTCTCCACAAACAACATTGCAGG GAACCTAAACGACGACTCTCCTCTGGGCCTGCGCCGGATCCTGTCCCAGTCCACGGAATCCCTCAGCTTCCGGAACCGGGCCATGTCGGTGGAGTCCCTCAACGACGACG GGGACTACTACTACACTTCCGTCCTGGAGGAGATGGAGCTGGAGGGCGAGGACTTCAAGGCGGACTCGTGGAGCATGGCCGTGGACACGGATTACCTGCACGCGCACAGCAAAAACGTCATCAAGAGGCAGGATGTCATTTACG AGCTGATCCAGACCGAGGTGCACCACATGCGCACGCTGCGTATCATGGAGCGGGTGTTCCGCCAGGGCCTGCTGGAGGAGCTGCAGCTGGACCCGAGCACCCTGCACGCCTTGTTCCCCTGCCTGGATCAGCTGATCGCGATCCACTCGCACTTCCTGGTGCAGCTGCTGCTGCGCCGCAACGCCAGCCTGCAGCCCGAGTCCGACTGCAACTTCACCATACGCCGCCTGGGCGACATTCTGCTGGAACAG TTCTCGGGCCAGAGTGCGGACGACATGCAGAAGACCTACGCAGAGTTCTGCAGTCGCCACATGAAGGCGGTCAAGTTGTACAAGTCGCTGCTGGCCAGAGACAAGCGCTTTCAGTGCTTCATTCGG CGTGTTAGTCGAGGACCCTGGCTGCGTTGCCATGGCATCCAGGAATGCATCTTGTTGGTGACTCAGCGCATATCCAAATATCCCGTCCTCATTCAGCGTATTCTGGACAACACCGTCG aagatgaggaggaggcgTCCTCCATAGCTCAAGCTCTATCCATGGTCAGAGATCTTCTCAATTCAATAGATCAACAG ATGGAGGAGCTTGAACAGACGCAGAGAATGCAGGAGATCCAGGCCAAGCTGGACCAGCGGGCCGAGACCCGGGTGAGGGACGGCGGACTTTTCCGGCCCGCCGAGCTGCTCCGTCGCAGGCTCGTCTACGAGGGAACGCTGCTGTGGAAAACCCCGGGATCCCGACTcaaag ATTTGACGGTCTTACTGATGACGGACATCCTGGTGTTTCTTCAGGAGAAAGACCAGAGGTACATCTTTCCATGTCTG GACAAGCCCCCCGTGCTGTCCCTGCAGAACCTCATCGTGAGAGACATCGCCAACCAAGAGCGAGGCATGTTCCTCATCAGCGACTGCTCGCCTCCGGAGATGTACGAGGTGCACGCCGCCTCCAGGGAGGACAAGAACGCGTGGATACGGCAAATCCAGCGCACCGTCAGCAA ATGTCCGTCACGCGAGGAGTTCCCCCTCATCGAGACGGAGCACAAGGCCCATCTGAGGAGACTCAAAG GGGACCTCCACCAGAAAGACCGGGAAATGCTGGAACTCCTGCAGGAGCGGGTGACCCTGTTCTGCGAGCTGGCCCAGGTGACCAGTTGCCAGGACGACCTGGAGCCCCCGGTCACGCGCTACCTGTTCAGGGCGGACACCCCGCAAGCGCCGCGAGCGGAAAAGTTCCTGCTGGATGCCACGGCCGAGG TGGACCGACTGAGCGAACTCCTGCTGGGCTCCAACATCGACGTTACGCTCATTTGCCATCATAACCACATGGACATGACGGACGcca GTGATCAGGAACTTCTCATCAATGGAGCTAACGAGTTGCCAGCAGCAAAA GAAGTCTGCCAGAGGCTGATGAACCTCAGCGTTTACCTCCATGCACTCCAG GCTGCTGTCATCAAGCAAGACTCCATCCTGGAACTGCTGCTGCAGCAGGAGGACGCGACGTCGCCGGCGTCGGCGGTCTCCTGGCGGCAGCACCGCGAGGCGGCCACCGGCGCCACCATCGGCGAGCTGGCCCTGCTGCAGAGGCAGCACAGCCTGCTGCAGGAGGAGCTGCTGAGGCTGCGCAACGCCGAGACTCGCTTCAAGGACAGCGAGAAGGCTCGCGCCAAGCTGGAGAAGCAG CCTGGACGGGAAGGCTTGAGTGCGAGTTCCCAGTGGGACAACGAGGCACACCAAACAAACTCTCCCGAGGGAGGCAGCGACGAGGAGGTCAACATGACGtctgatgatgacgatgaagaagaagaggaggcatCTGAAAGCTCCAGAG ATTTCCAAGAAATTCCAGAGGAGATCTGA